The genome window AGGATTTGTTGGGGTCTCTtgggttttttaaagaaaaaacactggCTAGTAGGTAACAATCAAagcctattatgtaacatccaaACCCTATGATGTAGCTTATTATGCTGTTACAGGTGCACTAGATTATTGCTTCAAGCCCAGGTGTGCGTAACAACGTCTTGAAGGGCTGGTATATCCATTTGTACACCCCTATTGGCCTCATGGGATCCATAGCGGCATCGCTACTAATGACAAATACTAAGCgcaaacaataggcaaattttataacttctcTTGCGGCTGTGAATGgtggggtcatgttatatccaaaggcatagttattgagcCATTCatctatgatgaacaaaatggctacatcaaaattttgatcagacaaattTGGGGTAAAAGGGGTGGtggagagggcctagttgccctctaatctttttggtcacttatgaagagcactagaacttttaatttccatttgaatgatccctttcacgatattctaggaccattgggtcgctATAATCaaccctgggggaaaaaacaaatgaataaaaatcatatttttaacaaaaaaattatattttcgcagataggagcttgaaacctccaaaGTTGGCttttctggtacgctgaatctgatggattGATTTTCATTAGCATTTCATGACTTTTATTGGGCGGTTCTCCCTTTTTCAGAAAATCAGGCggattttttcaggctcgtagcttttagtgggtaagactaaacttaatgaaacttacatatttgaaatcagcataatgaGCAAAATAGTTTGATATTTCTGTTAGCatcgaaattctatatttttagagttttggttattattgagccatCTCTCAATGCTCAATTatgctccttacttgtagttcgttaccacgaactgttttatttgagAATAATTATTGAGCCAGGAATAGTTGAATAGTAAACTGGAGAGACAAGAATTTAATAATGTAGCCTATATCTTTAAATCATtccaaacaatatttttattcacaGTTCTTTTGTAATTATTCAGACAAAACTGGACTTCATCAAGCCAAGAATGATGTGTTGTATGACTTCCATTATACAAAGCATCACAATATGAAACATTGAGAAGAAATATATCATTGGGACTATATATAGGACTATTAGGAGGGGGGGGATTGTCGAAACAGCAACTTTAATACATGCAAACAGCATACTGTGAGGAATTTAATTGtgttacttatattttatatcGTATTCCCTTCAGAGGACACCTAACTTTATAGTGTTACTCCTACTTTCCAGTAGTAGAGAAAGTTATGTCAAAGTAGATTTAAAAATTACCTCTTAGACTCACATGGCGAAGATTCAAGGGTCGAATAAATTCCTTATGCTCTTTACTTACACACTTCATTTTACAAGGCTCTGTTACAACAATGCAGTCAACAAGCATCACGCTACGAATGTCTTTTGACTGCATTGTCCATGTAAGGTCAAGGAAATTGGCACTGATTGATGATTTAACAATTGTAATATTCACTAAATTAGGCAGTTTAATCTCACCGTTGTAGATTAACGTCGAATTTACTATCTCAAAATGATCAATATTCAGTGGTACACTGAATATTTCTGTTTGTGTGTTATAACACCCATCATTGAAGCTATTTCCAATAGTTATGTTACTATTCACGACTTTTAAGAAGTTGacatttgtaattaaataagGACCAATCGTTAAATTACTGTTGATTACAATTAATTCGTCATGGACACCAGCAATGCTTTCATCAATATATGATTCATGTTCGCATTCAATTTGATTCAGTTTGTTATAACAACAATATTTGTTGTTAATGATTGTTTTCCTTCTGCAGAGTTTCATCTTGATTATTTCATCGCAGAGCAGATAATTAAACAACAGACAACTGATCAAAAGCAGTTTTGACTTAAACATGTTCACA of Artemia franciscana unplaced genomic scaffold, ASM3288406v1 Scaffold_1618, whole genome shotgun sequence contains these proteins:
- the LOC136042625 gene encoding uncharacterized protein LOC136042625 — protein: MFKSKLLLISCLLFNYLLCDEIIKMKLCRRKTIINNKYCCYNKLNQIECEHESYIDESIAGVHDELIVINSNLTIGPYLITNVNFLKVVNSNITIGNSFNDGCYNTQTEIFSVPLNIDHFEIVNSTLIYNGEIKLPNLVNITIVKSSISANFLDLTWTMQSKDIRSVMLVDCIVVTEPCKMKCVSKEHKEFIRPLNLRHVSLRGTEFRCSYIATAATQWFLGLSKDIIDEPEKNCTGELAQFGTSTYLEISKVSQAFNSMTRDCPTECCCWYSQMTYSKEKEDFIYRVEVNCSHKNLTAIPIQKFPNYVSVLDISHNNVSKNTRSSMTFKSNSHAAYLETDLQPKSLHTNNYLPSHF